In the genome of Entelurus aequoreus isolate RoL-2023_Sb linkage group LG15, RoL_Eaeq_v1.1, whole genome shotgun sequence, one region contains:
- the shha gene encoding sonic hedgehog protein — translation MLMWTRIVLLAVIGSSLLVSPGRGCGPGRGYGRRRHPKKLTPLAYKQFIPNVAEKTLGASGRYEGKITRNSERFKELTPNYNTDIIFKDEENTGADRLMTQRCKDKLNSLAISVMNQWPGVKLRVTEGWDEDGHHFEESLHYEGRAVDITTSDRDKSKYGTLSRLAVEAGFDWVYYESKAHIHCSVKAENSVAAKSGGCFPGSSSVTLQDGSTKAVEDLQGGDRVLAADGDGNLVFTDFIAFIDRDSTTRRLFYVIEADGGHRIALTAAHLLFVSPNSTAGGSARAVFASRVRPGHRVLVPDGGRLRAATVSRVSTEERVGSFAPVTVQGTLVVDRVLASCYAVVQDHQLAHRALAPLRLAHWVSSLLWGAQRRPGAQKDGVHWYSQVLYQAGTWLLDPRALHPLGVSSPSS, via the exons atgctGATGTGGACCAGAATAGTCCTGCTGGCTGTCATCGGCTCGTCCTTGCTGGTGTCCCCCGGCAGGGGATGCGGGCCGGGCCGGGGCTACGGCAGGAGGAGGCACCCCAAGAAGCTCACACCTCTCGCCTACAAGCAGTTCATCCCCAACGTGGCCGAGAAGACCCTGGGGGCCAGCGGCAGGTACGAGGGCAAGATCACCCGCAACTCGGAGCGCTTTAAAGAGCTCACCCCCAACTACAACACGGACATCATCTTCAAGGATGAGGAGAACACCGGCGCGGACAGGCTCATGACTCAG AGGTGCAAAGACAAGCTGAACTCTCTGGCCATCTCGGTGATGAACCAGTGGCCCGGGGTCAAGCTGCGCGTCACCGAGGGCTGGGACGAGGACGGCCACCACTTCGAGGAGTCCCTCCACTACGAGGGCCGGGCGGTGGACATCACCACGTCGGACCGGGACAAGAGCAAGTACGGCACCTTGTCCAGGCTGGCGGTGGAGGCCGGCTTCGACTGGGTCTACTACGAGTCCAAAGCGCACATTCACTGCTCGGTCAAAGCAG AAAACTCGGTGGCGGCCAAGTCCGGGGGCTGCTTCCCGGGGTCCTCCTCGGTCACCCTGCAGGACGGCTCCACCAAGGCGGTCGAGGACCTCCAAGGGGGGGACAGGGTCCTGGCGGCGGACGGCGACGGCAACTTGGTCTTCACGGACTTCATCGCCTTCATCGACCGCGACTCCACCACCAGGAGGCTCTTCTACGTGATCGAGGCCGACGGCGGCCACAGGATCGCGCTGACGGCGGCGCACCTCCTCTTCGTCAGCCCCAACTCCACAGCAGGGGGGAGCGCCCGGGCCGTGTTCGCCAGCCGGGTGCGGCCGGGCCACCGGGTGCTGGTGCCGGACGGCGGGCGTCTGCGGGCCGCCACGGTGTCCCGTGTCTCCACCGAGGAGCGGGTGGGCTCCTTCGCGCCTGTGACTGTGCAGGGGACGCTGGTGGTGGACCGGGTGCTGGCGTCGTGCTACGCCGTGGTACAGGACCACCAGCTGGCGCACCGGGCCCTGGCGCCCCTCCGGCTCGCCCACTGGGTGTCGTCGCTGCTGTGGGGCGCGCAGAGGCGGCCCGGCGCCCAGAAGGACGGCGTGCACTGGTACTCCCAGGTGCTCTACCAGGCAGGAACGTGGCTTTTGGACCCCCGCGCCCTCCACCCCCTCGGGGTATCGTCCCCCTCCAGCTGA